From the Anser cygnoides isolate HZ-2024a breed goose chromosome 24, Taihu_goose_T2T_genome, whole genome shotgun sequence genome, one window contains:
- the SRSF4 gene encoding serine/arginine-rich splicing factor 4 isoform X1, with amino-acid sequence MPRVYIGRLSYQARERDVERFFKGYGKILEVDLKNGYGFVEFDDLRDADDAVYELNGKDLCGERVIVEHARGPRRDSSYGSGRSGYGYRRSGRDKYGPPTRTEYRLIVENLSSRCSWQDLKDYMRQAGEVTYADAHKGRKNEGVIEFKSYSDMKRALEKLDGTEVNGRKIRLVEDRPGSRRRRSYSRSRSHSRSRSRSRHSHKSRSRSASSSRSKSRSRSRSVSRSRSKSRSRSKSRSRGQKEKSRTPSKEDKSRSRSRSAEKSRHKSKDKSEGTVHNSDEKAKSRSRSKEKSKSRSRSGSKDRGEARGSLRSRSKEKSRSKDREKSISKARSRSKSRDESRSRSHSKDKRKSRKRSRDDSRSRSRSRSHSKSEKSKRRSKRDSKSSSKKKRKDSHERSRSVSKEKEHLKSESDKKEAKGEGEDAAAHQVSRSRSRSISKSKPNVKSDSRSRSKSVSKPRSRSKSRSRSASRSHSRSRSRSRSRS; translated from the exons ATGCCGCGGGTGTACATCGGCCGCCTGAGCTACCAGGCGCGGGAGCGGGACGTGGAGCGCTTCTTCAAGGGCTACGGCAAGATCCTCGAGGTGGACCTCAAGAACGG GTATGGCTTTGTTGAGTTTGATGATCTGCGAGACGCAGATGATGCTGTTTATGAGCTAAATGGTAAAGATCTTTGTGGGGAGAGAGTGATCGTTGAGCATGCCAGAGGCCCACGGCGTGACAGCAGTTACGGTTCTGGACGCA GTGGATATGGTTATAGAAGAAGCGGAAGAGATAAGTACGGTCCTCCTACCCGTACAGAATACAGATTGATTGTGGAAAATTTGTCAAGCCGCTGCAGTTGGCAAGATCTTAAG GATTATATGCGTCAGGCAGGGGAAGTGACATATGCAGATGCacacaaaggaaggaaaaatgaaggtGTGATTGAGTTCAAATCCTATTCTGACATGAAAAGAGCCCTTGAAAAGCTGGACGGGACAGAAGTAAATGGCAGAAAGATTAGATTAGTGGAAGACAGACCTGGATCAAGACGGCGCCGCTCTTACTCCAGAAGCCGAAGCCATTCAAG GTCTCGCTCTCGAAGCAGACATTCTCACAAGAGCAGGAGCCGCAGTGCCAGTAGTAGTCGCTCCAAGAGTAGATCAAGATCCAG GTCTGTGTCCCGTTCCAGAAGCAAGAGCCGTAGTCGAAGCAAGAGCCGTAGCAGAggccaaaaagagaaaagcaggacTCCAAGTAAAGAGGATAAAAGTAGGAGCCGCAGCAGGAGTGCAGAGAAATCACGGcacaaaagcaaagataaaTCTGAGGGCACTGTCCATAACAGTGATgagaaagcaaagagcaggagcCGCAGCAAGGAGAAGAGtaagagcaggagcaggagtggaagcaaggacagggGAGAGGCAAGGGGGAGCTTGAGGAGTAGGAGCAAGGAGAAGAGCAGAAGCAAAGACAGGGAGAAGAGCATTAGCAAGGCTAGAAGCAGGAGCAAGAGTAGAGACGAGAGTAGGAGCAGGAGCCACAGTaaggacaaaaggaaaagtagGAAGAGAAGCAGGGATGACAGCAGAAGTAGAAGCAGGAGCCGCAGCCACAGCAAGAGTGAGAAAAGCAAGAGGCGCAGCAAGCGAGACAGCAAATCAAGtagcaagaagaaaaggaaggacagCCATGAGCGGTCCAGGTCAGTCTCCAAAGAAAAAGAGCATCTAAAATCAGAGTCTGACAAAAAGGAGGCAAAAGGGGAGGGTGAGGATGCAGCTGCCCATCAGGTGTCTCGCTCCAGGTCTAGGTCAATTTCCAAGTCAAAACCAAATGTCAAATCAGATTCTCGTTCCAGGtcaaaatctgtttcaaaaCCTAGGTCCCGGTCCAAGTCTAGGTCTAGGTCTGCCTCTAGGTCACACTCCCGTTCACGGTCAAGGTCTCGCTCCAGATCCTAA
- the SRSF4 gene encoding serine/arginine-rich splicing factor 4 isoform X2, which yields MSNIQKTCKQCGYGYRRSGRDKYGPPTRTEYRLIVENLSSRCSWQDLKDYMRQAGEVTYADAHKGRKNEGVIEFKSYSDMKRALEKLDGTEVNGRKIRLVEDRPGSRRRRSYSRSRSHSRSRSRSRHSHKSRSRSASSSRSKSRSRSRSVSRSRSKSRSRSKSRSRGQKEKSRTPSKEDKSRSRSRSAEKSRHKSKDKSEGTVHNSDEKAKSRSRSKEKSKSRSRSGSKDRGEARGSLRSRSKEKSRSKDREKSISKARSRSKSRDESRSRSHSKDKRKSRKRSRDDSRSRSRSRSHSKSEKSKRRSKRDSKSSSKKKRKDSHERSRSVSKEKEHLKSESDKKEAKGEGEDAAAHQVSRSRSRSISKSKPNVKSDSRSRSKSVSKPRSRSKSRSRSASRSHSRSRSRSRSRS from the exons ATGTCAAATATTCAGAAAACCTGTAAGCAAT GTGGATATGGTTATAGAAGAAGCGGAAGAGATAAGTACGGTCCTCCTACCCGTACAGAATACAGATTGATTGTGGAAAATTTGTCAAGCCGCTGCAGTTGGCAAGATCTTAAG GATTATATGCGTCAGGCAGGGGAAGTGACATATGCAGATGCacacaaaggaaggaaaaatgaaggtGTGATTGAGTTCAAATCCTATTCTGACATGAAAAGAGCCCTTGAAAAGCTGGACGGGACAGAAGTAAATGGCAGAAAGATTAGATTAGTGGAAGACAGACCTGGATCAAGACGGCGCCGCTCTTACTCCAGAAGCCGAAGCCATTCAAG GTCTCGCTCTCGAAGCAGACATTCTCACAAGAGCAGGAGCCGCAGTGCCAGTAGTAGTCGCTCCAAGAGTAGATCAAGATCCAG GTCTGTGTCCCGTTCCAGAAGCAAGAGCCGTAGTCGAAGCAAGAGCCGTAGCAGAggccaaaaagagaaaagcaggacTCCAAGTAAAGAGGATAAAAGTAGGAGCCGCAGCAGGAGTGCAGAGAAATCACGGcacaaaagcaaagataaaTCTGAGGGCACTGTCCATAACAGTGATgagaaagcaaagagcaggagcCGCAGCAAGGAGAAGAGtaagagcaggagcaggagtggaagcaaggacagggGAGAGGCAAGGGGGAGCTTGAGGAGTAGGAGCAAGGAGAAGAGCAGAAGCAAAGACAGGGAGAAGAGCATTAGCAAGGCTAGAAGCAGGAGCAAGAGTAGAGACGAGAGTAGGAGCAGGAGCCACAGTaaggacaaaaggaaaagtagGAAGAGAAGCAGGGATGACAGCAGAAGTAGAAGCAGGAGCCGCAGCCACAGCAAGAGTGAGAAAAGCAAGAGGCGCAGCAAGCGAGACAGCAAATCAAGtagcaagaagaaaaggaaggacagCCATGAGCGGTCCAGGTCAGTCTCCAAAGAAAAAGAGCATCTAAAATCAGAGTCTGACAAAAAGGAGGCAAAAGGGGAGGGTGAGGATGCAGCTGCCCATCAGGTGTCTCGCTCCAGGTCTAGGTCAATTTCCAAGTCAAAACCAAATGTCAAATCAGATTCTCGTTCCAGGtcaaaatctgtttcaaaaCCTAGGTCCCGGTCCAAGTCTAGGTCTAGGTCTGCCTCTAGGTCACACTCCCGTTCACGGTCAAGGTCTCGCTCCAGATCCTAA